In Zingiber officinale cultivar Zhangliang chromosome 1A, Zo_v1.1, whole genome shotgun sequence, a genomic segment contains:
- the LOC122015292 gene encoding uncharacterized protein LOC122015292 isoform X3 codes for MKHLSGVRVMQKNLVYVTGLPGNLCDESILERKEYFGQYGKVLKVSISRPAGTAPQKTFGVYITYAKEEEAVQCIQAAHNYVLEGKTLRACFGTTKYCRAWLRNLTCSNPDCLYLHDVGSQEDSFTKDETISAYTRSRVPQTTLNNSQRRSGNLLPPPVDDVSINGTGSDKHPVKGSSNVFMHNAPCQVKGSPPNSSLGKFNGLPAAASWGLRGLNCRITSNAQCSQTFARQNVETSKSSTLPSPLMKSPIQPSENLDEVITTSKVPERNVADAVLSPSEKLQLDNWLDSRLSKSLAAVFESDYPLVSAWDDDTIITPKPKEDREDLDDRSIGLDSIKLNTGRQQPTSLSHLPTQVVLETTDVSQVSSSCLSSPLVEALEDRENIIDLSSGEMMLRNSTMLKCNVRQLSNSDPVVVKHDSAIINGDVHSLVLGSSSDSSDSSTMKQINIGQHQTLASNLSSVVLTRSRDFNSEPVALNMGESSDWSNDPQGQQLISAMNEMDNPLKEQNHSLHSLNNQDNNTSHLSSTSLWNGLGNKQGPGGESSVDIDTNCSLGEQDSAVHNGAQIVDVCINSLSRNDSGSSEFNFNKESVRPLGRSATTNTVKDAFVDKTGESSIISDILSLDFDPWDESVSPANSLAKLLGETKKQDGSFSLSSSSRSATNNQSRFSFARQENQSSLLETPIGESNYVQKLCSSSQNSYQDSFYSDFQVNDYAGPSIDQNFDDSNRSGVSRAKIAVPPGFSAPSRAPPPGFSSQTRFNQTYDGAYSGENHYQSHSVSHSGDVEFIDPAILAVGKSRITVEPNNSTLGLKSSFPAQFVTSDNDPRFHLLSQQMISSHQNMRIPEMEETFWPLNDAFAASRLLAQSHTRFSPLAQLSHQQPRNPLYPNSHWDSWNNLHTVADMGMGDVFRNERIGLNDYYKSTPENKFHMPSASDLYSRAFGM; via the exons GTATATCACATatgccaaagaggaagaagcaGTTCAATGCATACAAGCAGCACACAATTATGTTTTAGAAGGTAAAACCTTGAG AGCATGCTTTGGTACCACAAAATATTGCCGTGCATGGTTGAGGAACTTG ACCTGCAGCAATCCCGATTGTCTGTATTTGCATGACGTAGGGAGCCAAGAGGATAGCTTTACAAAAGATGAGACAATTTCAGCATATACTAG GAGCAGGGTTCCACAAACTACTTTAAACAATTCACAGCGACGGTCTGGAAATTTGTTGCCTCCTCCAGTGGATGATGTCAGTATTAATGGAACAGGCTCGGACAAGCATCCAGTCAAAGGTTCCTCTAAT gtATTCATGCATAATGCTCCCTGCCAGGTCAAAGGTTCTCCTCCCAATAGCAGTCTTGGAAAATTCAATGGTTTACCAGCAGCTGCTTCATG GGGTCTTCGTGGTTTGAATTGTCGAATAACTTCAAACGCGCAATGTTCTCAAACTTTTGCCAGACAAAACGTAGAGACTAGCAAAAGTTCTACTTTGCCTTCTCCACTGATGAAAAGTCCAATTCAACCTTCAGAAAATCTTGATGAAGTGATTACAACTTCAAAGGTACCTGAAAGAAATGTAGCTGATGCCGTATTATCACCATCAGAGAAATTACAACTTGATAACTGGCTAGATTCAAGACTGTCTAAATCGTTGGCTGCAGTTTTTGAAAGTGATTATCCATTAGTATCTGCATGGGATGATGATACCATTATCACACCGAAGCCCAAGGAAGACAGGGAAGATTTGGATGACAGATCCATTGGTCTGGATTCTATAAAATTGAACACTGGCCGACAGCAACCTACATCTTTATCACATTTGCCAACCCAGGTTGTCCTGGAGACAACAGATGTTTCCCAGGTTTCTTCAAGTTGCTTATCAAGCCCTCTTGTTGAAGCACTTGAAGATAGGGAAAACATCATAGATTTAAGCAGTGGTGAGATGATGCTGAGAAATAGCACTATGCTTAAATGTAATGTTAGACAGCTTAGCAATTCTGATCCTGTTGTAGTTAAGCATGATTCAGCTATCATCAATGGTGATGTACATAGCTTGGTCTTAGGATCTTCATCTGATAGCTCGGATAGCTCGACAATGAAACAGATAAATATTGGTCAACATCAGACCTTAGCCTCTAATCTCTCTTCAGTTGTTTTGACCCGGAGTCGAGATTTTAATTCAGAGCCTGTAGCCTTGAACATGGGTGAGTCATCGGATTGGAGCAATGATCCCCAAGGGCAACAGTTGATATCTGCGATGAATGAGATGGATAATCCATTGAAAGAGCAGAACCACTCTTTGCATTCTTTAAATAACCAGGATAATAATACAAGCCATTTAAGTTCTACTTCCTTGTGGAATGGACTTGGCAATAAGCAAGGACCAGGTGGTGAGAGTTCTGTGGATATTGATACCAATTGTTCCTTGGGAGAACAAGATTCTGCTGTACATAATGGAGCTCAAATAGTTGATGTATGCATAAACTCCTTGAGCAGGAATGATTCAGGGAGTTCCGAGTTCAACTTCAACAAAGAGAGTGTGCGACCTCTAGGTAGGAGTGCTACAACTAACACTGTCAAGGATGCCTTTGTAGATAAAACAGGAGAGAGCAGCATCATATCAGATATTTTGTCATTAGACTTTGATCCATGGGACGAATCAGTATCACCTGCTAACTCTTTGGCTAAGTTGCTGGGTGAAACAAAAAAGCAAGATGGATCATTTAGCTTATCAAGTTCATCAAGAAGTGCAACCAATAATCAGTCTAGATTTTCTTTTGCCAGGCAAGAAAATCAATCAAGTCTTCTAGAAACTCCCATTGGAGAATCTAATTATGTGCAGAAACTTTGTTCCTCATCACAGAACTCGTACCAAGATAGTTTTTACAGTGATTTTCAAGTCAACGATTATGCAGGTCCTTCCATTGACCAAAATTTTGATGATTCTAATAGGAGTG GTGTTTCAAGGGCCAAGATTGCTGTTCCACCTGGATTCTCTGCTCCAAGCAGAGCACCTCCTCCAGGGTTTTCTTCTCAAACCAGATTTAACCAGACTTATGATGGTGCCTACTCAG GTGAAAATCATTATCAATCGCATTCAGTTAGTCATTCTGGTGATGTGGAGTTTATAGATCCTGCAATATTGGCTGTTGGCAAGAGCCGGATAACTGTTGAACCAAATAACTCAACATTGGGATTGAAGTCATCATTTCCTGCACAATTTGTCACTTCTGATAATGACCCAAGGTTTCACCTGCTGTCACAGCAGATGATTTCTTCTCATCAAAACATGAGGATACCAGAAATGGAAGAAACATTCTGGCCACTAAATGATGCTTTTGCTGCATCTAGACTTTTAGCACAAAGTCATACAAGGTTTTCTCCTCTTGCACAGTTGTCGCACCAGCAACCAAGAAATCCACTTTACCCAAATAGCCATTGGGATTCCTGGAATAATTTGCATACTGTTGCTGACATGGGCATGGGTGATGTCTTCAGGAATGAAAGAATTGGGCTCAATGACTACTACAAAAGCACTCCTGAAAACAAGTTCCACATGCCAAGTGCAAGTGATCTATACAGCCGAGCATTTGGGATGTGA